The Drosophila innubila isolate TH190305 chromosome 3R unlocalized genomic scaffold, UK_Dinn_1.0 2_E_3R, whole genome shotgun sequence genome has a segment encoding these proteins:
- the LOC117792096 gene encoding RNA-binding protein Nova-1 isoform X3 codes for MNKLNAHISVPMEPQQQQQQQQLSQNDTPNVTPEAETPPIAAGNALHQQHQHQQHQQHQQHQMGNHETAATTAGFKTAASCWCYGESVCSGIEVEIENNNNNHNHHGDTTFHMKILVPAVASGAIIGKGGETIASLQKDTGARVKMSKSHDFYPGTTERVCLITGSVDGIMTVVDFIMDKIREKPDLTTKIIDAESKQAQERDKQVKILVPNSTAGMIIGKGGAFIKQIKEESGSYVQISQKPKDVSLQERCITIIGDKENNKNACKMILSKIVEDPQSGTCLNVSYADVNGPVANFNPTGSPYATNQNAINSSTASLNSTLGTTIGGAATAASLLVNGTGINLSLNLGSPNPAPNLAVATQLLEHIKVAMRGAGYSETVTTEVCAALGVLAKYGVLGMGVGVSHANGAHPTLGNYLGVATLEQQTAAAASAANASNVFGAVGQVNLEQYAVAAAAAAAAARPTQSQLEVQFDAFRHLGSAGAPAATPVSLNNNSFGLTGATGTVSSAQLGAAASIGGLSKSPTPGDLGAKDSKNVEVPEVIIGAVLGPNGRSLVEIQHVSGANVQISKKGIFAPGTRNRIVTITGQPSAIAKAQYLIEQKINEEETKRARQIPLTTVVN; via the exons ATggaaccacagcaacagcagcaacaacaacaactcagcCAAAATGATACGCCCAATGTAACGCCCGAGGCGGAGACACCGCCAATTGCGGCAGGCAACGCActacatcagcaacatcaacatcagcagcatcagcaacatcagcaacatcagaTGGGCAACCATGagacagcggcaacaacagccgGCTTTAAGACTGCTGCCTCCTGTTGGTGCTACG GTGAGTCAGTTTGTTCTGGAATTGaggttgaaattgaaaataataacaataatcataatcatcatg GCGATACCACATTTCACATGAAGATTCTGGTGCCGGCGGTGGCCTCCGGGGCCATCATTGGCAAGGGGGGCGAGACGATTGCCTCGCTGCAGAAGGACACGGGTGCTAGAGTTAAGATGTCCAAGTCGCATGACTTTTATCCAG GCACTACTGAGCGCGTTTGCTTGATCACGGGATCGGTGGATGGCATCATGACGGTGGTGGACTTTATAATGGACAAAATACGCGAGAAGCCCGATTTGACAACGAAAATCATTGATGCCGAGTCGAAGCAGGCACAGGAACGGGATAAGCAGGTCAAAATATTGGTGCCCAATTCAACGGCTGGCATGATCATTGGCAAGGGAGGCGCCTTCATCAAGCAGATCAAGGAGGAGAGCGGCTCCTATGTGCAGATCTCGCAGAAGCCCAAGGATGTCTCACTGCAGGAGCGTTGCATCACCATCATTGGCGACAAGGAGAACAATAAGAATGCCTGCAAGATGATCCTATCGAAAATTGTCGAGGATCCACAGTCGGGCACCTGCTTGAATGTCTCCTATGCCGATGTCAATGGCCCCGTTGCCAATTTCAATCCAACTGGCTCACCCTATGCCACAAATCAGAATGCCATCAACTCAAGCACCGCCTCGTTGAACTCCACGCTGGGCACCACAATCGGTGGTGCAGCCACCGCCGCCAGTCTCCTGGTCAATGGCACTGGCATCAATCTATCTCTCAATCTGGGCTCACCCAATCCGGCGCCCAATCTTGCGGTTGCCACACAGCTGCTGGAACACATTAag GTTGCCATGCGCGGAGCTGGTTACTCGGAGACGGTCACCACTGAAGTCTGCGCTGCCCTCGGCGTCTTGGCCAAATACGGTGTGCTGGGCATGGGCGTGGGCGTCTCACATGCCAACGGTGCACATCCCACGCTGGGAAACTATCTGGGCGTGGCGACGCTGGAACAACAGACGGCGGCGGCGGCATCAGCGGCCAATGCCAGCAATGTTTTTGGCGCTGTTGGCCAGGTTAATTTGGAGCAGTATGCcgtggcagcggcagctgctgctgcggcagcGCGGCCAACGCAGTCGCAACTGGAGGTGCAATTTGATGCATTCCGTCATCTGGGATCGGCCGGTGCGCCCGCCGCAACACCCGTTtcactcaacaacaacagcttcgGGCTGACAGGTGCCACCGGTACGGTGAGCAGTGCGCAGTTGGGAGCGGCTGCATCGATAGGTGGACTTAGTAAGAGTCCAACTCCGGGGGATTTGGGTGCCAAGGATTCCAAGAACGTTGAGGTGCCCGAAGTGATTATTGGCGCTGTTTTAG GTCCAAACGGTCGTAGTTTAGTTGAAATTCAACATGTTTCTGGcgcaaatgtgcaaatttccAAAAAGGGCATATTCGCACCTGGCACTAGAAATCGCATTGTAACCATAACTGGTCAGCCGAGTGCCATTGCCAAAGCGCAGTATCTAATTGAACAGAAAATCAACGAGGAGGAGACAAAGAGAGCGCGTCAAATTCCATTAACCACTGTTGTGAATTAA
- the LOC117792096 gene encoding RNA-binding protein Nova-1 isoform X2, giving the protein MDSIMNVVAQQLLQQMDTDFYATVTTAAAQQQQQRQQQQHLEQQHFAYQYQHSTPTHMTQLEYNNQHQSRHSKTIIKAATSPSSINSLSSRSGSNSSGSGSGSNSSSDCNSDSNHNVAYSLAYLSYKQQQQQQQMQLQQIFAHCEPNLSNTQHHYHQMEPQQQQQQQQLSQNDTPNVTPEAETPPIAAGNALHQQHQHQQHQQHQQHQMGNHETAATTAGFKTAASCWCYGDTTFHMKILVPAVASGAIIGKGGETIASLQKDTGARVKMSKSHDFYPGTTERVCLITGSVDGIMTVVDFIMDKIREKPDLTTKIIDAESKQAQERDKQVKILVPNSTAGMIIGKGGAFIKQIKEESGSYVQISQKPKDVSLQERCITIIGDKENNKNACKMILSKIVEDPQSGTCLNVSYADVNGPVANFNPTGSPYATNQNAINSSTASLNSTLGTTIGGAATAASLLVNGTGINLSLNLGSPNPAPNLAVATQLLEHIKVAMRGAGYSETVTTEVCAALGVLAKYGVLGMGVGVSHANGAHPTLGNYLGVATLEQQTAAAASAANASNVFGAVGQVNLEQYAVAAAAAAAAARPTQSQLEVQFDAFRHLGSAGAPAATPVSLNNNSFGLTGATGTVSSAQLGAAASIGGLSKSPTPGDLGAKDSKNVEVPEVIIGAVLGPNGRSLVEIQHVSGANVQISKKGIFAPGTRNRIVTITGQPSAIAKAQYLIEQKINEEETKRARQIPLTTVVN; this is encoded by the exons ATGGATAGTATTATGAATGTGGTGGCCCAGCAATTGCTGCAGCAGATGGACACTGATTTCTATGCAACtgtaacaacagcagcagcgcaacaacaacaacaacgacagcagcagcaacatcttGAGCAGCAACATTTCGCATACCAATATCAGCATTCAACGCCCACACATATGACGCAATTAGAATATAATAATCAACATCAGTCACGACATTCCAagacaataataaaagcagCAACATCGCCCTCATCAATAAATTCGCTGAGCAGCAggagcggcagcaacagcagcggcagtggcagtggcagcaacagcagcagcgactgcaacagcgacagcaatcATAATGTTGCATACTCATTAGCCTATCTTAGCtataagcaacaacagcagcagcagcaaatgcagctgcaacagatATTTGCACATTGCGAACCTAATCTAAGCAATACTCAACATCACTATCATCAGATggaaccacagcaacagcagcaacaacaacaactcagcCAAAATGATACGCCCAATGTAACGCCCGAGGCGGAGACACCGCCAATTGCGGCAGGCAACGCActacatcagcaacatcaacatcagcagcatcagcaacatcagcaacatcagaTGGGCAACCATGagacagcggcaacaacagccgGCTTTAAGACTGCTGCCTCCTGTTGGTGCTACG GCGATACCACATTTCACATGAAGATTCTGGTGCCGGCGGTGGCCTCCGGGGCCATCATTGGCAAGGGGGGCGAGACGATTGCCTCGCTGCAGAAGGACACGGGTGCTAGAGTTAAGATGTCCAAGTCGCATGACTTTTATCCAG GCACTACTGAGCGCGTTTGCTTGATCACGGGATCGGTGGATGGCATCATGACGGTGGTGGACTTTATAATGGACAAAATACGCGAGAAGCCCGATTTGACAACGAAAATCATTGATGCCGAGTCGAAGCAGGCACAGGAACGGGATAAGCAGGTCAAAATATTGGTGCCCAATTCAACGGCTGGCATGATCATTGGCAAGGGAGGCGCCTTCATCAAGCAGATCAAGGAGGAGAGCGGCTCCTATGTGCAGATCTCGCAGAAGCCCAAGGATGTCTCACTGCAGGAGCGTTGCATCACCATCATTGGCGACAAGGAGAACAATAAGAATGCCTGCAAGATGATCCTATCGAAAATTGTCGAGGATCCACAGTCGGGCACCTGCTTGAATGTCTCCTATGCCGATGTCAATGGCCCCGTTGCCAATTTCAATCCAACTGGCTCACCCTATGCCACAAATCAGAATGCCATCAACTCAAGCACCGCCTCGTTGAACTCCACGCTGGGCACCACAATCGGTGGTGCAGCCACCGCCGCCAGTCTCCTGGTCAATGGCACTGGCATCAATCTATCTCTCAATCTGGGCTCACCCAATCCGGCGCCCAATCTTGCGGTTGCCACACAGCTGCTGGAACACATTAag GTTGCCATGCGCGGAGCTGGTTACTCGGAGACGGTCACCACTGAAGTCTGCGCTGCCCTCGGCGTCTTGGCCAAATACGGTGTGCTGGGCATGGGCGTGGGCGTCTCACATGCCAACGGTGCACATCCCACGCTGGGAAACTATCTGGGCGTGGCGACGCTGGAACAACAGACGGCGGCGGCGGCATCAGCGGCCAATGCCAGCAATGTTTTTGGCGCTGTTGGCCAGGTTAATTTGGAGCAGTATGCcgtggcagcggcagctgctgctgcggcagcGCGGCCAACGCAGTCGCAACTGGAGGTGCAATTTGATGCATTCCGTCATCTGGGATCGGCCGGTGCGCCCGCCGCAACACCCGTTtcactcaacaacaacagcttcgGGCTGACAGGTGCCACCGGTACGGTGAGCAGTGCGCAGTTGGGAGCGGCTGCATCGATAGGTGGACTTAGTAAGAGTCCAACTCCGGGGGATTTGGGTGCCAAGGATTCCAAGAACGTTGAGGTGCCCGAAGTGATTATTGGCGCTGTTTTAG GTCCAAACGGTCGTAGTTTAGTTGAAATTCAACATGTTTCTGGcgcaaatgtgcaaatttccAAAAAGGGCATATTCGCACCTGGCACTAGAAATCGCATTGTAACCATAACTGGTCAGCCGAGTGCCATTGCCAAAGCGCAGTATCTAATTGAACAGAAAATCAACGAGGAGGAGACAAAGAGAGCGCGTCAAATTCCATTAACCACTGTTGTGAATTAA
- the LOC117792096 gene encoding RNA-binding protein Nova-1 isoform X5, producing MDSIMNVVAQQLLQQMDTDFYATVTTAAAQQQQHQQHQHQQHQQHQQHQMGNHETAATTAGFKTAASCWCYGESVCSGIEVEIENNNNNHNHHGDTTFHMKILVPAVASGAIIGKGGETIASLQKDTGARVKMSKSHDFYPGTTERVCLITGSVDGIMTVVDFIMDKIREKPDLTTKIIDAESKQAQERDKQVKILVPNSTAGMIIGKGGAFIKQIKEESGSYVQISQKPKDVSLQERCITIIGDKENNKNACKMILSKIVEDPQSGTCLNVSYADVNGPVANFNPTGSPYATNQNAINSSTASLNSTLGTTIGGAATAASLLVNGTGINLSLNLGSPNPAPNLAVATQLLEHIKVAMRGAGYSETVTTEVCAALGVLAKYGVLGMGVGVSHANGAHPTLGNYLGVATLEQQTAAAASAANASNVFGAVGQVNLEQYAVAAAAAAAAARPTQSQLEVQFDAFRHLGSAGAPAATPVSLNNNSFGLTGATGTVSSAQLGAAASIGGLSKSPTPGDLGAKDSKNVEVPEVIIGAVLGPNGRSLVEIQHVSGANVQISKKGIFAPGTRNRIVTITGQPSAIAKAQYLIEQKINEEETKRARQIPLTTVVN from the exons ATGGATAGTATTATGAATGTGGTGGCCCAGCAATTGCTGCAGCAGATGGACACTGATTTCTATGCAACtgtaacaacagcagcagcgcaacaacaaca acatcagcaacatcaacatcagcagcatcagcaacatcagcaacatcagaTGGGCAACCATGagacagcggcaacaacagccgGCTTTAAGACTGCTGCCTCCTGTTGGTGCTACG GTGAGTCAGTTTGTTCTGGAATTGaggttgaaattgaaaataataacaataatcataatcatcatg GCGATACCACATTTCACATGAAGATTCTGGTGCCGGCGGTGGCCTCCGGGGCCATCATTGGCAAGGGGGGCGAGACGATTGCCTCGCTGCAGAAGGACACGGGTGCTAGAGTTAAGATGTCCAAGTCGCATGACTTTTATCCAG GCACTACTGAGCGCGTTTGCTTGATCACGGGATCGGTGGATGGCATCATGACGGTGGTGGACTTTATAATGGACAAAATACGCGAGAAGCCCGATTTGACAACGAAAATCATTGATGCCGAGTCGAAGCAGGCACAGGAACGGGATAAGCAGGTCAAAATATTGGTGCCCAATTCAACGGCTGGCATGATCATTGGCAAGGGAGGCGCCTTCATCAAGCAGATCAAGGAGGAGAGCGGCTCCTATGTGCAGATCTCGCAGAAGCCCAAGGATGTCTCACTGCAGGAGCGTTGCATCACCATCATTGGCGACAAGGAGAACAATAAGAATGCCTGCAAGATGATCCTATCGAAAATTGTCGAGGATCCACAGTCGGGCACCTGCTTGAATGTCTCCTATGCCGATGTCAATGGCCCCGTTGCCAATTTCAATCCAACTGGCTCACCCTATGCCACAAATCAGAATGCCATCAACTCAAGCACCGCCTCGTTGAACTCCACGCTGGGCACCACAATCGGTGGTGCAGCCACCGCCGCCAGTCTCCTGGTCAATGGCACTGGCATCAATCTATCTCTCAATCTGGGCTCACCCAATCCGGCGCCCAATCTTGCGGTTGCCACACAGCTGCTGGAACACATTAag GTTGCCATGCGCGGAGCTGGTTACTCGGAGACGGTCACCACTGAAGTCTGCGCTGCCCTCGGCGTCTTGGCCAAATACGGTGTGCTGGGCATGGGCGTGGGCGTCTCACATGCCAACGGTGCACATCCCACGCTGGGAAACTATCTGGGCGTGGCGACGCTGGAACAACAGACGGCGGCGGCGGCATCAGCGGCCAATGCCAGCAATGTTTTTGGCGCTGTTGGCCAGGTTAATTTGGAGCAGTATGCcgtggcagcggcagctgctgctgcggcagcGCGGCCAACGCAGTCGCAACTGGAGGTGCAATTTGATGCATTCCGTCATCTGGGATCGGCCGGTGCGCCCGCCGCAACACCCGTTtcactcaacaacaacagcttcgGGCTGACAGGTGCCACCGGTACGGTGAGCAGTGCGCAGTTGGGAGCGGCTGCATCGATAGGTGGACTTAGTAAGAGTCCAACTCCGGGGGATTTGGGTGCCAAGGATTCCAAGAACGTTGAGGTGCCCGAAGTGATTATTGGCGCTGTTTTAG GTCCAAACGGTCGTAGTTTAGTTGAAATTCAACATGTTTCTGGcgcaaatgtgcaaatttccAAAAAGGGCATATTCGCACCTGGCACTAGAAATCGCATTGTAACCATAACTGGTCAGCCGAGTGCCATTGCCAAAGCGCAGTATCTAATTGAACAGAAAATCAACGAGGAGGAGACAAAGAGAGCGCGTCAAATTCCATTAACCACTGTTGTGAATTAA
- the LOC117792096 gene encoding RNA-binding protein Nova-1 isoform X4 — protein sequence MMEPQQQQQQQQLSQNDTPNVTPEAETPPIAAGNALHQQHQHQQHQQHQQHQMGNHETAATTAGFKTAASCWCYGESVCSGIEVEIENNNNNHNHHGDTTFHMKILVPAVASGAIIGKGGETIASLQKDTGARVKMSKSHDFYPGTTERVCLITGSVDGIMTVVDFIMDKIREKPDLTTKIIDAESKQAQERDKQVKILVPNSTAGMIIGKGGAFIKQIKEESGSYVQISQKPKDVSLQERCITIIGDKENNKNACKMILSKIVEDPQSGTCLNVSYADVNGPVANFNPTGSPYATNQNAINSSTASLNSTLGTTIGGAATAASLLVNGTGINLSLNLGSPNPAPNLAVATQLLEHIKVAMRGAGYSETVTTEVCAALGVLAKYGVLGMGVGVSHANGAHPTLGNYLGVATLEQQTAAAASAANASNVFGAVGQVNLEQYAVAAAAAAAAARPTQSQLEVQFDAFRHLGSAGAPAATPVSLNNNSFGLTGATGTVSSAQLGAAASIGGLSKSPTPGDLGAKDSKNVEVPEVIIGAVLGPNGRSLVEIQHVSGANVQISKKGIFAPGTRNRIVTITGQPSAIAKAQYLIEQKINEEETKRARQIPLTTVVN from the exons ATggaaccacagcaacagcagcaacaacaacaactcagcCAAAATGATACGCCCAATGTAACGCCCGAGGCGGAGACACCGCCAATTGCGGCAGGCAACGCActacatcagcaacatcaacatcagcagcatcagcaacatcagcaacatcagaTGGGCAACCATGagacagcggcaacaacagccgGCTTTAAGACTGCTGCCTCCTGTTGGTGCTACG GTGAGTCAGTTTGTTCTGGAATTGaggttgaaattgaaaataataacaataatcataatcatcatg GCGATACCACATTTCACATGAAGATTCTGGTGCCGGCGGTGGCCTCCGGGGCCATCATTGGCAAGGGGGGCGAGACGATTGCCTCGCTGCAGAAGGACACGGGTGCTAGAGTTAAGATGTCCAAGTCGCATGACTTTTATCCAG GCACTACTGAGCGCGTTTGCTTGATCACGGGATCGGTGGATGGCATCATGACGGTGGTGGACTTTATAATGGACAAAATACGCGAGAAGCCCGATTTGACAACGAAAATCATTGATGCCGAGTCGAAGCAGGCACAGGAACGGGATAAGCAGGTCAAAATATTGGTGCCCAATTCAACGGCTGGCATGATCATTGGCAAGGGAGGCGCCTTCATCAAGCAGATCAAGGAGGAGAGCGGCTCCTATGTGCAGATCTCGCAGAAGCCCAAGGATGTCTCACTGCAGGAGCGTTGCATCACCATCATTGGCGACAAGGAGAACAATAAGAATGCCTGCAAGATGATCCTATCGAAAATTGTCGAGGATCCACAGTCGGGCACCTGCTTGAATGTCTCCTATGCCGATGTCAATGGCCCCGTTGCCAATTTCAATCCAACTGGCTCACCCTATGCCACAAATCAGAATGCCATCAACTCAAGCACCGCCTCGTTGAACTCCACGCTGGGCACCACAATCGGTGGTGCAGCCACCGCCGCCAGTCTCCTGGTCAATGGCACTGGCATCAATCTATCTCTCAATCTGGGCTCACCCAATCCGGCGCCCAATCTTGCGGTTGCCACACAGCTGCTGGAACACATTAag GTTGCCATGCGCGGAGCTGGTTACTCGGAGACGGTCACCACTGAAGTCTGCGCTGCCCTCGGCGTCTTGGCCAAATACGGTGTGCTGGGCATGGGCGTGGGCGTCTCACATGCCAACGGTGCACATCCCACGCTGGGAAACTATCTGGGCGTGGCGACGCTGGAACAACAGACGGCGGCGGCGGCATCAGCGGCCAATGCCAGCAATGTTTTTGGCGCTGTTGGCCAGGTTAATTTGGAGCAGTATGCcgtggcagcggcagctgctgctgcggcagcGCGGCCAACGCAGTCGCAACTGGAGGTGCAATTTGATGCATTCCGTCATCTGGGATCGGCCGGTGCGCCCGCCGCAACACCCGTTtcactcaacaacaacagcttcgGGCTGACAGGTGCCACCGGTACGGTGAGCAGTGCGCAGTTGGGAGCGGCTGCATCGATAGGTGGACTTAGTAAGAGTCCAACTCCGGGGGATTTGGGTGCCAAGGATTCCAAGAACGTTGAGGTGCCCGAAGTGATTATTGGCGCTGTTTTAG GTCCAAACGGTCGTAGTTTAGTTGAAATTCAACATGTTTCTGGcgcaaatgtgcaaatttccAAAAAGGGCATATTCGCACCTGGCACTAGAAATCGCATTGTAACCATAACTGGTCAGCCGAGTGCCATTGCCAAAGCGCAGTATCTAATTGAACAGAAAATCAACGAGGAGGAGACAAAGAGAGCGCGTCAAATTCCATTAACCACTGTTGTGAATTAA
- the LOC117792096 gene encoding RNA-binding protein Nova-1 isoform X1 — MDSIMNVVAQQLLQQMDTDFYATVTTAAAQQQQQRQQQQHLEQQHFAYQYQHSTPTHMTQLEYNNQHQSRHSKTIIKAATSPSSINSLSSRSGSNSSGSGSGSNSSSDCNSDSNHNVAYSLAYLSYKQQQQQQQMQLQQIFAHCEPNLSNTQHHYHQMEPQQQQQQQQLSQNDTPNVTPEAETPPIAAGNALHQQHQHQQHQQHQQHQMGNHETAATTAGFKTAASCWCYGESVCSGIEVEIENNNNNHNHHGDTTFHMKILVPAVASGAIIGKGGETIASLQKDTGARVKMSKSHDFYPGTTERVCLITGSVDGIMTVVDFIMDKIREKPDLTTKIIDAESKQAQERDKQVKILVPNSTAGMIIGKGGAFIKQIKEESGSYVQISQKPKDVSLQERCITIIGDKENNKNACKMILSKIVEDPQSGTCLNVSYADVNGPVANFNPTGSPYATNQNAINSSTASLNSTLGTTIGGAATAASLLVNGTGINLSLNLGSPNPAPNLAVATQLLEHIKVAMRGAGYSETVTTEVCAALGVLAKYGVLGMGVGVSHANGAHPTLGNYLGVATLEQQTAAAASAANASNVFGAVGQVNLEQYAVAAAAAAAAARPTQSQLEVQFDAFRHLGSAGAPAATPVSLNNNSFGLTGATGTVSSAQLGAAASIGGLSKSPTPGDLGAKDSKNVEVPEVIIGAVLGPNGRSLVEIQHVSGANVQISKKGIFAPGTRNRIVTITGQPSAIAKAQYLIEQKINEEETKRARQIPLTTVVN; from the exons ATGGATAGTATTATGAATGTGGTGGCCCAGCAATTGCTGCAGCAGATGGACACTGATTTCTATGCAACtgtaacaacagcagcagcgcaacaacaacaacaacgacagcagcagcaacatcttGAGCAGCAACATTTCGCATACCAATATCAGCATTCAACGCCCACACATATGACGCAATTAGAATATAATAATCAACATCAGTCACGACATTCCAagacaataataaaagcagCAACATCGCCCTCATCAATAAATTCGCTGAGCAGCAggagcggcagcaacagcagcggcagtggcagtggcagcaacagcagcagcgactgcaacagcgacagcaatcATAATGTTGCATACTCATTAGCCTATCTTAGCtataagcaacaacagcagcagcagcaaatgcagctgcaacagatATTTGCACATTGCGAACCTAATCTAAGCAATACTCAACATCACTATCATCAGATggaaccacagcaacagcagcaacaacaacaactcagcCAAAATGATACGCCCAATGTAACGCCCGAGGCGGAGACACCGCCAATTGCGGCAGGCAACGCActacatcagcaacatcaacatcagcagcatcagcaacatcagcaacatcagaTGGGCAACCATGagacagcggcaacaacagccgGCTTTAAGACTGCTGCCTCCTGTTGGTGCTACG GTGAGTCAGTTTGTTCTGGAATTGaggttgaaattgaaaataataacaataatcataatcatcatg GCGATACCACATTTCACATGAAGATTCTGGTGCCGGCGGTGGCCTCCGGGGCCATCATTGGCAAGGGGGGCGAGACGATTGCCTCGCTGCAGAAGGACACGGGTGCTAGAGTTAAGATGTCCAAGTCGCATGACTTTTATCCAG GCACTACTGAGCGCGTTTGCTTGATCACGGGATCGGTGGATGGCATCATGACGGTGGTGGACTTTATAATGGACAAAATACGCGAGAAGCCCGATTTGACAACGAAAATCATTGATGCCGAGTCGAAGCAGGCACAGGAACGGGATAAGCAGGTCAAAATATTGGTGCCCAATTCAACGGCTGGCATGATCATTGGCAAGGGAGGCGCCTTCATCAAGCAGATCAAGGAGGAGAGCGGCTCCTATGTGCAGATCTCGCAGAAGCCCAAGGATGTCTCACTGCAGGAGCGTTGCATCACCATCATTGGCGACAAGGAGAACAATAAGAATGCCTGCAAGATGATCCTATCGAAAATTGTCGAGGATCCACAGTCGGGCACCTGCTTGAATGTCTCCTATGCCGATGTCAATGGCCCCGTTGCCAATTTCAATCCAACTGGCTCACCCTATGCCACAAATCAGAATGCCATCAACTCAAGCACCGCCTCGTTGAACTCCACGCTGGGCACCACAATCGGTGGTGCAGCCACCGCCGCCAGTCTCCTGGTCAATGGCACTGGCATCAATCTATCTCTCAATCTGGGCTCACCCAATCCGGCGCCCAATCTTGCGGTTGCCACACAGCTGCTGGAACACATTAag GTTGCCATGCGCGGAGCTGGTTACTCGGAGACGGTCACCACTGAAGTCTGCGCTGCCCTCGGCGTCTTGGCCAAATACGGTGTGCTGGGCATGGGCGTGGGCGTCTCACATGCCAACGGTGCACATCCCACGCTGGGAAACTATCTGGGCGTGGCGACGCTGGAACAACAGACGGCGGCGGCGGCATCAGCGGCCAATGCCAGCAATGTTTTTGGCGCTGTTGGCCAGGTTAATTTGGAGCAGTATGCcgtggcagcggcagctgctgctgcggcagcGCGGCCAACGCAGTCGCAACTGGAGGTGCAATTTGATGCATTCCGTCATCTGGGATCGGCCGGTGCGCCCGCCGCAACACCCGTTtcactcaacaacaacagcttcgGGCTGACAGGTGCCACCGGTACGGTGAGCAGTGCGCAGTTGGGAGCGGCTGCATCGATAGGTGGACTTAGTAAGAGTCCAACTCCGGGGGATTTGGGTGCCAAGGATTCCAAGAACGTTGAGGTGCCCGAAGTGATTATTGGCGCTGTTTTAG GTCCAAACGGTCGTAGTTTAGTTGAAATTCAACATGTTTCTGGcgcaaatgtgcaaatttccAAAAAGGGCATATTCGCACCTGGCACTAGAAATCGCATTGTAACCATAACTGGTCAGCCGAGTGCCATTGCCAAAGCGCAGTATCTAATTGAACAGAAAATCAACGAGGAGGAGACAAAGAGAGCGCGTCAAATTCCATTAACCACTGTTGTGAATTAA